Within the Anguilla anguilla isolate fAngAng1 chromosome 19, fAngAng1.pri, whole genome shotgun sequence genome, the region GGAGCTTGGCAGTTACTCTGCATTTCCAGCAATCTGAAGGACCtgcagactcctccccctcagccTGTGGATCAGACACagccctgccccctgcaggtcagtGTGAAAAGTGCACTTACTCCCAGCTCACCCCTCCAGCAgactgggatgggctccagagTGCAGCCAGGAACTTTTAAACTTCGGTTTggggaaatatattttaccGGCGCTGTTCTCCggcaaatgtgtgttttaatataAGAAGTGGAAGAAGTCAGGTATTTCATGGGTGTGGGTTTTGAGCACCTTCAGGCGTACAAAGCTTGCATCCCAAATGTACAATTTCATAGTGTACTTTTAGTTTGattatttgtcatttctttTAATATTGTTCTATCTGACCCAATAATGCTACAGTCCTTTAGcagaattatatttgtatttcccTTTTAAAGTTCAAAGTATTATTATAGTATTTCAATTGTTGAAAAAAGGTGTACAAATTTGtactatttttatatttatttttattttctcagaacTGAAAGATTTTACGACTTTTTTAAAACCCTCCTTGGTCACATGaaatttatgaaattaatgaGATTTATGGAAACTGTATGTCAAACTCCATAAGGAGCGTGGCATTAATTTGCtcacagctttttatttatttattttctcttacgTCCACGTCTAAAGTTGTGAGAATCATTTTTCTGAAACTTGGTTCATCTGAAGAACGCTGTCTTCTTTGCCTCccatctcctgtctgttcaAAACGAGACCCCGTCCTGCTGTAGGCAAGACCCCGTCCCGCTGTAGGCAAGACCCCGTCCCGCTGTAGGAAGCCATTTTAGGTGGAATTGATATACCATGCTCTCAACTCAAACAATTTGAACCAATCGTAAGGAGGGTCAGAATCAGCAGCACTTAAAAAAAGGTACCAGGGgcttgcctttttaaaaaaaaaaaaaaaagagtggtaTTTCTCCCCTATACTTACTGAAGAGCATCGTTTATCGTTTAATGTGTCGTCTTAAGGCAAGCTTGGGACTGATAACTAATTAAAGTTTTCCGAAGGGGCTCGGCTCTCAGACTTGAACCCCGGGGATTGTGGGTATGGTAACTGTGGTAACGGCCCGAGTGCGTATCtgtccattatgagctaaaGAGCCaaactgatcccagaacagTGCTGGTGCACTGAGGCGCTGTGTGAGTGAGGCCTGTGCAGGCAGACCCCTCATAGGGCCTCTGTGCTTCATCTCTACTTTCATTACTGtgtgttaaaatatgtttaaagtaaaaagtttttttttaattttttttttaaccatcatCTAAAGCCAGTAGCTCTCTGTGTCACCTGACACGTCCCAGATTGTCCCAGATCTCTGGGCAGGAACTCATTTTCACGTCTTTGTTCAGGTAAATGTCACATGACTGCGCATTCAGGGTTCACTGAGCGTAACTCAGAGTGTTCAGGACCCTGGGGCAGAAGCGTTCAGGGTCGTGTTCAGGGTCGTGGAGCAGAGTGTCCAGGGGTGTTAAATCGGCTTGTTGCTGGGTGCTGGCGTCAAAACCGCACACTGACAGAACCATGGGATTATGGGATGCCTTACTTTTGTATCCACTGTAAATACAGCTGACCAAACACAGGAAGCGCTTTCTGAAGGGGTGTCATGCGTTGCTCATACCCAATGAAGTgcaggaaaaaaggaaaatcttttttttttgtttgtttgtttgtttgtttctttttatagaCTTTCTAAATTATTAGCGCTCGTCCTGTTGACCCGAGCCATTTTCAGCCAGGAAGAGGAAAACGTGTTTTCAGATCTGACTAAATTCGCGGGGTTGTAGCTGTTGCACGACTGCGAgttagtccccccccccgtctgtccCCCCGACCTGAGGGGGTTTATGAGCCTGAGCAAATCAAAGCCGGCTTGTGTGTGTCCTCGTTCTCTCAGTCTCCCTTTTCCCTGTAAAGACGCTCGGGGGAAGCGGAGAAAGCCGGACTGTCCccactgaccccagatcagcgCTGGGCCCAGTAGCACCTTGTTCACCGTGGCCTgggctgatcctggatcagtggGAGCCGCAGTGAGGGGACACagtgggggcgggtggggttAGAGGGGATATCAGGGACAGCGGGAGGAAGAAGCAGGCAGATGAGGTTGGGGGAGCTGTGTGTCCTACACTGACACCTCTGCAcaggtgggggggaggctgtttgttttgtatctgcagctttgtaaataaaataatttatatgttTGTAAGAAATGACGGCTCTGTCTCTTCAATTAATGGTGTGCAGTGTTTCCATTTTGGTTATGTTGGTTATTATCTTGGTACATTCTGCATAATTCACATTTCTACAGCTGGGGTTGTACACCATTTGCTTGCCAACTTTCTATTGCCTGACCGAACATATCCCCATCACGGCTGGTGAAAGGTGGGCTCCCGTTTTTAGAGCTCTCCGTTCAGTGCTTGTGGGATGTACGGTTGCCCAGGTAAGACCCGAGTTGGAGTTTCAGAAGGTTTTGCCATTGCCATAGACTTCGTAACATAGCAACCGATGTAAACAATCCAGAGTATTAAACCGGAAATGGCGACTCCACGGGAGCAAGAAGCAGCCAGCTAtctggaaaaacacaaaatcccagATCTCATGAACAATTTAACGAGTATGCTGTTTTTCCATAGACCTGGTGAGTAGttcatatttacattgtttCTACATCCGATCTAGCCAGCGATACTTCCGTTATCTGCTTGCAAGGCTACTAACGTTAGTTATCGACTAGGAGCGTCGCTGTCAGGGATAGAAATATAGCCTAAAGTTGGCATTTGTGAAACGATTTTTGGTTTTCTTAGGTTATAGACTACATGTTAGCGAGTTActttgctagcttgctaatatTATCTGTAGTGTCATGTTTATGTAGACTAGCAATACTTGCTTAGACAGTTAATTCGTAAATGTAGCTAACATTAAGCCATCATGTTTAGCTGTAGTTGGTACGTTAGTGTTCTTCTTCAGGAAatgttaattttgtgtttgtaagtgGATGTGCACTCATGCAAGCTAACGTTGATAATACAACTTGTCCTCTGTGATCTTACAGAAAACCCACGCGAGTTTCTGATCATGCAGCTCGAGCTTCTGAAAGCGTCCAGACTTCGACCACTGGACTGCCCTTGCCTTATCGACGAGTCCAATTTAGACGCAGTCTTCGGGATACTGGATCCAGTGAAGCAGGGACACATCACTCTAGCTCAGTACAAGATGGGTAAGGTGCTTCAGTATCTACGGTTAACGTGTTTGGATTAAACGCCACCTGGAATAACGTTTTCTTTTCTGCAGCCTTGACGACCTTGGGTATTAAGGATTTCGACGAGTGTCCTGAAGGTGCAGATTTAAACCGAATATCTCAGGAAACGTTTAAAAAGCAGGCGTAAGTACCCGGCCACTTTATGTACCAATACTTCCAGTTGTATATTGATAGAGGCTGTATACACCAACCCCAGAACAGCATATTTCAGTAGTGAGGATATTATATAACACGACGGTAAAGGATGCAcgtgtttatttcagtgataATCCTGACGACACTGCTGAATTACAATTctggaattatttaaaaaagttataaaattcaaataaatggaATTAA harbors:
- the si:dkey-42p14.3 gene encoding EF-hand calcium-binding domain-containing protein 10 codes for the protein MATPREQEAASYLEKHKIPDLMNNLTSMLFFHRPENPREFLIMQLELLKASRLRPLDCPCLIDESNLDAVFGILDPVKQGHITLAQYKMALTTLGIKDFDECPEGADLNRISQETFKKQAKDGLLEGSATFKK